The genome window CCTGATGGTAATGGCACAGTACGTGAGTACGCAGTTTCAATTTGATGTTCAATTTGGAAACGAGAGAACAAAGGCACATCATCGTGATAGCGTTTTACTCGTGGCAAATTGTCTGGCATCACTACTGACATAAATGCAGCAGCTTGTTCGTAGATGTCATCGGTATCGATGAGAATCTCACCGATATCTGGCTGGAAGTAATCGCGGATTGCGCGGATCACTAAGCTAGATTCGAGATAAATCAATAGTGGGGCTGAGTTGCCTTTGGCAGCCTCATCAATCGCTTTCCACAATTGCATGAGGTAACTTAAGTCCCACTGCAATTCGGTAGCGTCACGGCCAATGCCAGCGGTACGAGCAATGATGCTCATGCCATCTGGTACTTCCAATTGGGACATGGCTTCACGGAGTTCTTGACGGTCTTCACCTTCAATTCGACGGGAAACGCCACCACCACGTGGGTTATTAGGCATTAACACTAAATAACGACCTGCCAGGGAGATAAAGGAGGTGAGGGCAGCGCCTTTTTGGCCACGCTCTTCTTTTTCTACCTGAACAATGATTTCTTGACCTTCGCGCAGGGCATCCTTAATGGAAGCATTGCGGACGTCGATACCTTCTTTGAAATAAGCTCGAGCAACTTCTTTAAATGGCAAGAAGCCATGACGCTCTTCACCGTAGTTCACAAAGCAAGCCTCTAGAGAGGGTTCAATGCGGGTAATCACACCTTTGTAAATATTGCCTTTGCGTTGTTCGCGACCGGCAGCTTCGATATCAATATCTATGAGTTTTTGGCCATCAACGATGGCAACTCGCAACTCTTCTTGTTGAGTTGCATTAAACAACATGCGTTTCATAACACTCTCCTATGGGGGAGGATGAAGTAAGCGCGCTGCGTTAGGGGACAAGTTAGATGCCGCAAAGGACTAAGCCTAAGGCGGTATATGAGTGTGGTTCATGCAAATCTAGGCACTTTTTGCCTAGTTCACCCAGTTAACTGTTGGTTAATTCGGTGCCACACTTGACGATCGCCGCAGAGACCTCCTTTAGGTCATCAATGCAGGCGCGCGCCTGAAAACTGTCTTCTAATCGCGGGTCGCGGCATACGGCACACCAACCCTGCGCCTCATTACAACGGGGGAGGGGCAACCCCGGGAGTCTTTTAAAGGGCGACTCCAAGCTCCACGATTCAAACCTGACTTCAGGTTGGGATCAAGCCAATAAATTGGCTAGAGCGTTGATTATACGGCACAAGTTGAATGACAATGGGGTATTGTTGAGTCCCTTGTCGTCCCTGAACGAGGCGGCAAGAGAGATAAATCATGAAATCTGACCCAGTATCTAAGCCTCCAAAGGCAAAAACGTCCACGCCGCCCGCAGTCCATTTGCAGACCATTGGTCCAGAAGAGGCTGGCCAACGTTTGGATAACTATTTGCTGCGCTGGGCCAAAGGGGTCCCCAAAAGTCACGTTTATCGGATTATTCGCTCAGGCGAGGTCCGAGTGAATAAAAAACGGGCTGAGCCAACGACTCGCTTGGTTGAGGGGGATGTTGTTCGAGTTCCCCCTGTCAGAATCGCCGAACCTGCTCAAATGGCAGCAGTCAATACTGCCCAAACCAAATCGCGTGCGCGGGGCTATTCCGACAAAATGCCAATCCTGTTTGAGGATGAGGCTCTCTTAATAGTCGATAAGCCGGCTGGTTTGGCGGTTCATGGTGGGTCTGGTATTGCGCTGGGGGTCATTGAGACTTTGCGTATTACCCGTCCTGAGTTGAAATTTTTAGAATTAGTTCATCGTTTAGACCGCGATACCTCTGGAGTCTTGCTGTTGGCGAAAAAGCGCAGCGCCCTGGTGGAGTTGCATCGCCAGATTCGCGAAGGCCAAACCGATAAGCGTTATTACTTGCTTGCACATGGTGAAATCCAGCAAGGCGCCCAAGTGATGCAACTCAAATATCCGCTCCACAAATACTTGTTAGCCAATGGCGAGCGTCGTGTGCGCGTCGATCCTGAAGGATTGCCAAGCCATACCGCTTTGCGTGTCAGTAAAACGATGAAGCGTGATGATGCTGCAATTACTTTGGCGGAGGCACAATTAAAAACGGGGCGCACCCATCAGATCCGTGTTCATTTGCAAAAGTTAGGCCATGCGATTTTGGGTGATGATAAGTATGGATTTGAAGAGCAGGATAAGCTCATCAAATCCAAAAGACTGTATTTACATGCTCACTTGGCTGGCTTTACTCATCCCCGCACAGGCGAGAAGATGCGTATCGAATCGCCCTTGCCATCCGAGTTTGCAGCCATGATAAAAAACTTTGAACAATCTGAAGCGCAATAACGAATGACCCAAGTAGATAAAGCAGATCGTCGCTATGACTTGATCGTATGGGATTGGGATGGAACCATCATGGATTCCACCCCAACCATCGTGCATTGTATTCAGCAAGCATGTCGTGATTTGGGTTTTAAAGAGCCGGATGACGCATTAGCAAGCTCAGTGATTGGCTTGGGCATTCATGATTCATTGCGACGCGCAGTACCTTGGATTGAGCCAGCAAACTTTCCAAAATTGACCGATCGGTTTCGCTTTCACTACTTAGCAAAAGATCATGAGCTTGATTTATTTGTGGGTATTCGTGAGTTACTAGAAAATCTCCGTGCTGACCAGTATCTCCTCGGTGTTGCCACTGGTAAATCCCGTGTTGGATTAGATCGCTCGCTGAAGCATCATCAGATCGGCCACCTGTTTCATGAAACCAGAACGGCGGATGAGTCTTTCTCTAAACCTCATCCTGGCATGCTCCTAGAGTTATCCGATGTCACGCAAGTGCCTACTCGTCGCATGTTGATGATTGGCGATACCACGCATGATTTGGATATGGCTGCTAATGCTGGTGTAGATGCAGTAGCAGTGACCTATGGTGCCCATCCACCAGATACTTTAAAAACATCACCGTCATTAGCTCATGTGGATGATGTGCCACAGCTGGCCCAATGGCTCAAAGAAAATTTGTAACTTATTTGTAACTTAATAGGCAATACTAAGGAATCAAGATGGAAAATAATCCAAACCCAAACTGGGAACGTCAGGCGCTAGAGCACTTGCTCTTGGAGAATCTCAAAGAGACTCGCAAGGCGCGTCGCTGGAAAGCAGTGCTTCGCGTTCTCACTTTATTAGTAATCGTTGGCGTCGTTTTGTCAGTATTTGATTTTCATCTGCCTGGGCGCGGAATGAGTACTGAAAAACATACAGCCTTGGTGACCTTAGAGGGCGAGATCTCCTCAAGCTCGATGGCTAATGCCATGGACATTAACTCTTCATTAGTGTCTGCATTCGAGAATGAACATAGTGCAGGTGTGATTCTGCGCATCAATAGCCCTGGCGGCTCACCGGTTCAGGCAGGCATGATGAATGATGAAATTCATCGTCTGCGTAAGCTGTATCCGAATAAACCATTTTATGTAGTAGTGGAAGATATTTGCGCATCGGGGGGCTACTATGTTGCTGTGGCTGCAGATCAAATCTTGGTGGATAAAGCCAGCTTAGTCGGCTCTATTGGTGTGATCATGGAAGGCTTTGGTTTTACAGGCCTGATGGATAAATTGGGGGTGACTCGTCGCATGATCACTTCGGGCTCTAACAAGGGCATGCTCGACCCCTTTAGTAAGGAAGAGCCTAAACAAGTGGAGATGGTCAAGAAGATGATCGATGAAATCCATCAACAATTTATTCAGGTAGTTAAAGAAGGTCGTGGCGATCGCTTAAAAGACACCCCAGATTTATTCTCCGGACGTATTTGGAATGGTGAGCAAGCAGTGAAGCTCGGTTTGGCGGATGGTTATGGCACTGTTGACTCAGTAGCGCGTGATGTCTTTAAGGCGCCGGATGTGCTTGACTACACCATGAAAGAAAACTTTGCAGAGCGAGTTGCTAAACGCTTTGGTGCAGAAGCTGGAGCGGCTGCTGGTAAAGCGCTAGTAAAGGCGCCAGACTTGAAGTAAAAACACATTGAAAATGATTCGCTCAAAAAAGAGTGAATGAATCTAGGCCAACAGTAAAAATACTGTTGGCCTATTTTGTAATGAGGTACAGGCCGCTTCATTGGAGTAGCGCTTGTGCCAGTCTGCAATTGATAAGGTGGTGATCATTTCAGATTTGAGGCTGAGATCAACGCCCAGACAGAGTAATGTTTGTGGTGCTAAAGCATTCATGCACGCCATCAACATGGCAGTATTCCGATACGGTGTCTCAATCCAAATTTGGGTTTGCTGTAATTTTCTGGATTCAGTTTCTAGTTGCTTTAGTTTGGCGCTACGCTCGTGAGTGTCATGAGGTAAGTAACCCTGAAAGGCAAAGCGCTGGCCATTGAGGCCGCTGGCCATCAGACCTAGCAAGATAGAGCTTGGACCAACCAAAGGTTTTACTTGCGCACCGAGCTTGTGGGCTGCAAGGACTAATTCAGCGCCAGGATCAGCAACGCCTGGTACGCCTGCCTCTGACATGAGACCCATGTCATTTCCAGCAAGGAGTGGCTTTAATAAATCAGCAGGCTTGACTGAATCACCATACTTTGCATTACGCGCAGTACCACGCCATTCACTCATTTGCATTTCTTGAATAGTGCAGACAAGAGGTGACATGCTATCCACGGCTTTTAAGAATGCGCGTGCCGTTTTAGCGTCTTCCACAATCCAATGCTTTAGTTTCGAGGTGTGGGCAATGGTTTCGCTTGGCAATACCCAAGGCAATTGCTCGGCGCGAGCATCGTCACCTAAGGTGTTGGGAACTAAATAGAGCGTACCGAGCTTTGTCATGAAAAGTATTTACTATTTTCTTCGCGGTTTATTTTTTAATTCTTTGATGGAAGGACAAAGCCAGCATCACGCAATAAACCCGTCAGGGCAATGAGAGGCAAGCCAATGAGTGCGGTGGGATCATCGCTTTTAATGGATTCCAAGAGGCTGATACCAAGACCTTCAGACTTGGCACTACCTGCGCAGTCATAGGGCTCTTCGGCCAGTAAATAACTTTCTAGAACTTCATCCGAGAGTTTTCGAAATGCCACTTCAGTCGGGATACTCAAGGTAGTTTGTGTATCGCCCTTCATCAAGCAGAGCGCTGTATGAAAAGTGACGGTTTGACCGCGCATCAGTTGGAGTTGCGCCATCGCTCTTTCGAAATTACCGGGTTTGCCAATTGCTGCACCACAAAGATCTGCCACTTGATCAGAACCAATCACCCATGCATCGGGATATTGCTTAGCAACTGCAGTAGCTTTTGCGTTAGCAAGGCGGAGTGCTAGATCGAGTGTGCTTTCACCAGTGAGCGGTGTTTCATCTACCTTTGGAGAAACCACTTCAAAGGGAATGCGCAGGCGTTCTAACAGTTCGCGGCGATACACCGAGGTGGACGCTAGGATGAGGGACGGGTTCTTTGAAATACTCATTGCTACTGACTTTCGAGGATGCCTTGATTTAGACTGATGCCATGAATCGTAATCAAGTTTTACCTCAAGTCCAGTTATCCGCAGATCCTAGCTCTTTGAAAAGGGTGGATTTTTGCGCTCCGCAATCCTATAAAGGTGCTGGTTTTTTAAGCATCTCTGATATTCCCAGGGTTGCTGAAGAGGTCTCCACCGTGGTTTCGGGGGATGGATTTAACTGGGATTTGGAGACCCATTTTGAGGATTCTCCAGGCAGTGATCCCCGTCAAATACTGGAATTAGGCCTAAAAGGGCGCTTACACCTAGTTTGTCAGCGCTGTTTGCAGGATTGTGCGGTGGATTTAGATGAAAAGCGCCGTTTTATCCTGGTGACTTCAGAGCTTGAGGCAGATGATTACCCCCTGGAAGACGAGGAGCAGGAGCCTTTAGTGGCAAGCCAGCAATTTAACCTCCTGGAAACCATTGAGGACGAGGTCTTGCTCTCTATCCCCTTGATACCTAAGCACCCAGAAGGCTTTTGCGAGCCGCATGCCTCTGTTTTTGGGGGTGAAGATGGTGGAGAGGTGGAGGATAAGCGCGAAAATCCCTTTAACATATTGAAAAATATGAAGAAAAACTGAAAATAGGGCTTTAACTAGCATTGTTGTTTTCAGTAGTCTGGGTTGATAAATCAAGCATTTAGACGCTTTTCCATGCTAGAATGTCGCCTTGCTTAGGAGTTCAATATGGCCGTTCAACAAAATAAAAAATCACCTTCCAAACGTGGCATGCACCGTGCGCACGACTTTTTGACCGCACCTGCTACGGCTGTTGAAGCCACAACTGGTGAGGCTCATTTGCGCCACCACATTTCACCAAACGGCTACTATCGTGGCCGTAAAGTTGTTAAAACTAAAAACGACTAATTTTTTAGTCTAAACAGATAGAAGCGGCTCATATAAAGCCGCTTTTTTCTTAGACAAATGACTTGTAGCAATCAATGAGTTTATGAGCGTTACTCTAGCTATTGATGCCATGGGCGGAGATCATGGAGTCGTCGTGACGGTTCCTGCCGCCTGCGATTTCCTAGAAAAACATACTGACGTCAAGATTGCCCTAGTGGGTGATCCCGATTTGATCAAGCAAGTCTTGAATAAGTCTCCTAAAGCGCCAATCGAGCGTATTCAAATTATTCCCGCGAGTGAAGTGGTATTGATGGATGATCCCATCGAAGTTGCTTTGCGTCGCAAAAA of Polynucleobacter sp. AP-Titi-500A-B4 contains these proteins:
- a CDS encoding RluA family pseudouridine synthase, coding for MKSDPVSKPPKAKTSTPPAVHLQTIGPEEAGQRLDNYLLRWAKGVPKSHVYRIIRSGEVRVNKKRAEPTTRLVEGDVVRVPPVRIAEPAQMAAVNTAQTKSRARGYSDKMPILFEDEALLIVDKPAGLAVHGGSGIALGVIETLRITRPELKFLELVHRLDRDTSGVLLLAKKRSALVELHRQIREGQTDKRYYLLAHGEIQQGAQVMQLKYPLHKYLLANGERRVRVDPEGLPSHTALRVSKTMKRDDAAITLAEAQLKTGRTHQIRVHLQKLGHAILGDDKYGFEEQDKLIKSKRLYLHAHLAGFTHPRTGEKMRIESPLPSEFAAMIKNFEQSEAQ
- a CDS encoding HAD-IA family hydrolase, yielding MTQVDKADRRYDLIVWDWDGTIMDSTPTIVHCIQQACRDLGFKEPDDALASSVIGLGIHDSLRRAVPWIEPANFPKLTDRFRFHYLAKDHELDLFVGIRELLENLRADQYLLGVATGKSRVGLDRSLKHHQIGHLFHETRTADESFSKPHPGMLLELSDVTQVPTRRMLMIGDTTHDLDMAANAGVDAVAVTYGAHPPDTLKTSPSLAHVDDVPQLAQWLKENL
- a CDS encoding S49 family peptidase, giving the protein MENNPNPNWERQALEHLLLENLKETRKARRWKAVLRVLTLLVIVGVVLSVFDFHLPGRGMSTEKHTALVTLEGEISSSSMANAMDINSSLVSAFENEHSAGVILRINSPGGSPVQAGMMNDEIHRLRKLYPNKPFYVVVEDICASGGYYVAVAADQILVDKASLVGSIGVIMEGFGFTGLMDKLGVTRRMITSGSNKGMLDPFSKEEPKQVEMVKKMIDEIHQQFIQVVKEGRGDRLKDTPDLFSGRIWNGEQAVKLGLADGYGTVDSVARDVFKAPDVLDYTMKENFAERVAKRFGAEAGAAAGKALVKAPDLK
- a CDS encoding SAM-dependent methyltransferase; amino-acid sequence: MTKLGTLYLVPNTLGDDARAEQLPWVLPSETIAHTSKLKHWIVEDAKTARAFLKAVDSMSPLVCTIQEMQMSEWRGTARNAKYGDSVKPADLLKPLLAGNDMGLMSEAGVPGVADPGAELVLAAHKLGAQVKPLVGPSSILLGLMASGLNGQRFAFQGYLPHDTHERSAKLKQLETESRKLQQTQIWIETPYRNTAMLMACMNALAPQTLLCLGVDLSLKSEMITTLSIADWHKRYSNEAACTSLQNRPTVFLLLA
- a CDS encoding Maf family nucleotide pyrophosphatase yields the protein MSISKNPSLILASTSVYRRELLERLRIPFEVVSPKVDETPLTGESTLDLALRLANAKATAVAKQYPDAWVIGSDQVADLCGAAIGKPGNFERAMAQLQLMRGQTVTFHTALCLMKGDTQTTLSIPTEVAFRKLSDEVLESYLLAEEPYDCAGSAKSEGLGISLLESIKSDDPTALIGLPLIALTGLLRDAGFVLPSKN
- a CDS encoding DUF177 domain-containing protein, producing the protein MNRNQVLPQVQLSADPSSLKRVDFCAPQSYKGAGFLSISDIPRVAEEVSTVVSGDGFNWDLETHFEDSPGSDPRQILELGLKGRLHLVCQRCLQDCAVDLDEKRRFILVTSELEADDYPLEDEEQEPLVASQQFNLLETIEDEVLLSIPLIPKHPEGFCEPHASVFGGEDGGEVEDKRENPFNILKNMKKN
- the rpmF gene encoding 50S ribosomal protein L32, whose amino-acid sequence is MAVQQNKKSPSKRGMHRAHDFLTAPATAVEATTGEAHLRHHISPNGYYRGRKVVKTKND